The following are encoded in a window of Puntigrus tetrazona isolate hp1 unplaced genomic scaffold, ASM1883169v1 S000000001, whole genome shotgun sequence genomic DNA:
- the LOC122331469 gene encoding uncharacterized protein LOC122331469, with protein MAPRMAASVLRSQVLVLFLLVFPVFCLSNTIVFTRDELLNIRQTTPQNISPVFDYSDVLLNIVVSGAAVLVKSLRPRRRGKRAGALVKLRQRGLRTPLPSIHLANLRSLPNKMDELLLLRADRVAELTGKSRGGGTCFYINERWCTDVTVLKKMCCADVEALFINCKPFYSPREFCSFILVCVYIPPQAHVSLALQKLADLITETEQQHPDSVLIILGDFNKANLSCTRKMAA; from the exons ATGGCGCCGCGAATGGCAGCCTCGGTGCTTCGCTCTCAAGTGctcgtgttgtttttgttagtttttcctgttttttgtttatcaaacaccATCGTTTTTACCAGGGATGAACTGCTGAACATTCGGCAGACCACTCCGCAAAATATTTCACCGGTCTTTGATTATTCCGACGTCTTGTTGAACATCGTAGTTAGCGGAGCAGCGGTGCTGGTCAAAAGCCTAAGGCCGCGCAGACGGGGGAAACGGGCCGGCGCGCTTGTGAAACTCAGACAACGTGGACTCCGAACGCCGTTGCCCAGCATTCACCTGGCGAACCTCCGCTCTCTACCCAACAAAATGGACGAACTTCTTCTGCTTA gagcGGATCGCGTCGCAGAATTAACGGGGAAATCGCGCGGCGGCGGGACGTGCTTTTACATCAATGAAAGGTGGTGTACAGATGTAACTGTGTTAAAGAAGATGTGTTGCGCCGATGTAGAAGCACTCTTCATTAACTGCAAGCCTTTCTACTCGCCGCGGGAGTTTTGCTCGtttattctggtgtgtgtttacatccctCCGCAAGCGCACGTGAGtctggctttacaaaaactcgccgatctgatcacagagactgagcaacaacacccggactctgttttaatcattcttgGGGACTTTAATAAAGCCAACCTCTCAt gtacgaggaagaTGGCGGCATAG